A stretch of DNA from Xyrauchen texanus isolate HMW12.3.18 chromosome 31, RBS_HiC_50CHRs, whole genome shotgun sequence:
TGTCCTCTTAGGAAGCTGTTTTTGGATCTTTTAAACTAGACAAAATCTCACATTAAGACAGGTCTTAAGCACTTATTTCATACTAAAATTGGTACATTTGATTATTCATTACTTGGGGGAAATTCCAAGCAAGCAAATTACAAAACTCCCAAACAGCACTAGTAAATGCCATTCAAGCTAGAGCCAAGATTAAGTACTGTTGGAACGTGTAATACATACACCTAACAGGCCTGATATACTTTACATTTATTAGTGATCTGCAGTTTGATATCAATACTCTTTGAACAGCATAAGCTTTCTTTTGGAAGAACATATTCAAATAGCCAAGTCTTGTCACATAAAAATGGAATTAAAATGCTCTCACCTCTTCCTAATCCATTGTGGCTGAATAAGCTAAGTGTATACACTGAATGGAATGTTAATTATAGTTAATCAGACTTTCAATGCTGTCAACATCACATATTTATGAGATGGTACTTTACATGTTATGTCATTTTATGCATTGGACGGTTAAGGGAGCAACAAGCAGCATTCCCAAGTTCCATTTGTCAATTTGAACACAGACTAGTATATTACTCCTTCTGATAGTCTCGTGACTAAACAAACAAGTACGACTTTCAAATACAAGTTTGAAACACCACAGAACATTTTTGAGCTAGTGCCTTTGTCAAACAATGTCGACCACTAATTAacataatattaacaaatatccTCCTCCATTAATGTTTGGTTTACTCAATGAGTGAGCATTTGTGCCATTTGGAATTAAATGAAACACTCCTCTCTTGGATTTGGGAAAGTATTTGTTCTCTAACAGTCGCCAAAGAGGACAAAGATATGAGCCAGCCCTCTTTGCTTTACAGTGCTACAGCTTCACGTATAGTTGTATAATGTACACACATACTAACAAGTACATTGTATagatgtaaaataaatacaatgtgtGTTAAGAGAAACACTGTCAGACACATGTAAAAAACATGATctgtcaaattaaataaagtcctGCACAGTTTATCACATCTCTAGATTTGCTTGgtgtgaaaataaatgttatctGAACTATTTGCAGAAAAATGGGAATAGAAACGGAAAACTGAAGAAAGACGACCCTCCCTTGTCCCAGTTTGGAAATCCCTACTGCCGTACTTTTCCAGGAATGTAGTTCCGGTCAATACTTTCATCCTGCAAGAACATGTGAAGACAGCGTTCGTTCTGGGCCAAAGGATGACCTGCAATTCTGAACAGGAATAGCAACAAAAATATTACGTACAATTTGGATGCACTGAAGTCAGCAAATGAATacataattacaaatatatactgtGATCAAATTTGACAAGATAGCATATTTAATTCTCTCAGATTATAATCTTGCTTCTTTGTAAGAGATACATTATCAGGGCTCCACAATAACggcttgtattgacttgtatgcGACcggtggatttttgaaggggcaagtgaaagagaaatgTACTTCCAAATCCGGAAATGTTGATTAAAACGTTAATAAAAAAACCAACCAAAAACAAAACCTGGCTTTATTTGTGATGTAGCCTAGTGAATATCAGCAGGTTGGGCTCAATATAGTACACAGAAAACACCGTAAAAGCACTGCCTTTGTGCGACCAAAAATAGTGATTTTTACAGCATCATATGCCATCCAAACAGTGTAAAAAGCGGCGCTTTTCACATACACTAAAAACCATCCAATACGCCATTTTAAACTGATTTCTCGTGTCTTTTACGGGATTTTGAATTACTATGCCGTACTTTAAGACATTATGATTGGTTAAAACGCCACAAAATACATTGTTTTAGATGTAACTGTTAAAACTATCATGAAATTCTGAAACTGTGGCTTGACATAGTTACTATGGCAAAATTACGCCaaatgcctgtcttggtgaggtACTAATGTAAACACAGTGAGCAATAGTGAATATAAACAGTGGGGGGTAAGAGcggatttgtatcaaaatgtcgGACTTTGTCTAGTGGTTTGTTAATAtaaatcaaacaaccataacaagaaaacaaataaaccaCTCACTCCTCTTGGCTGGATAAATTCGGTAGCTTTAAAAaatactaatgcattataatcaTTCAgagaagaccagtagtagttttatgttgaattcattctgaatgtttatttgaaTACTTTATGctgctgtttaaaaaaataagttttcatttgtatttttttcttttgtttttaatttgtttccatttgctttttttttgtgttttttaaatacattgtattgtgtaCGATATGCATCAGCCGcgatgtgtttatttataggtttaacagcattaacATCATTATCAACTGAACGCAATTTACAGATGCTTGTACtaaattatgaaacctaaattatagagctcatttcaataaaaaaaatatgtcaagCCAGTCATGTTAGAGGGCATTTTTTTCCTGTCAAGAAAATCAAAACGCAAACTGCGTCTTTCCATGAACTTTTTACCCCATGTCAAGAACTTCTGCTAGAAAAACAATAAGCTGAGATGGGGGGACTATAGTTTgaacaaataaatgaaagcagcacagaaacatttctaaataaaaactttcttttattatgttattttttaattactaatgtaattatgaattattaatttcattttacaaatatCAAAATCAGTTGTGCAGtacataaatgtaattatattcatTTTAGAGACTGGgcgcattatttattttattacatttttaataaactgataaatatttagtcatggcagtttgtctgaaagaacacAACAGGTCCGGATATCTTGCGCACAATTTACACATGGTCTTTAGTAGGGCTGCCCAGAGTCTTGGtcaaccaagttttgattggttggttggtccagaaaaaaaaaaacacctctgcATGAAAAGGacgaacaccggtattaccgctggttggacactaggtggtactatgggatcaTTTatgttaagcagggttagggttaagcttacacaataaagcaagaggCCTTGATTTCAaattttgaactttattttttatttattttaacaaaaaattctaatgaaactgaaaaaaataaataagggcatttaaaatatgtgttgttcaactttttgaaagatggttttacaacagttgacaacatctctttggcaaagaACCTCATCCATGCACTCTCTACCCGTTGGGTATTTCGTTATCCGTGAAAAttcatcatgtgtgtgaatacatttgttttgctccctccttcacgatatatatattatattattatatatattatttatatatatatatatatatatatatatatacacacacacacacacacacacatacagggctggtctggtaatctggcataccgggcattttcccggtgggccgacacactttggggccgatcagggtcgtactgaccatcgggagaacagagcaggccggtgggtcctCTGCGAAAGGGCTGAAAGGGCCgcaataagctgaaatgagccgcagCGTTATgcaaaacagaccacaaaatggcccacgatatgcagaaaggacagtgaacacccgccattatatatatctcaatatgaAATACATCAAACTTCAgggctgagggatcagtgaatattcttgcttttttgattttgcattgaataagtatttatttaaaaaactaaaaacttaaatcaaatacatatctaaattcaaattgcactctaaacaaaacgaaaaagcaaataaaataatgaagtgataaaaaaaaattatatatacacacacaccccttTCCATTTACGGTCAGGCAAGTACCCATCTAAAGAAGCAGGCGGAAAATTTAAAttcaagacataaaaacaattataaatgtaaaaataataattataatgaagatgataatcactgaaatataaatcacgGTTCGAagtgaacatgtttttattttattttatatatttttgtattattttacaggctgcggAGTTGCATGCaaaataaactgctctgtggaaataaagtgaactgaactcgaAACagctcctgagctgagatgtctgaagtcatttgcagcacttatagacgatactgttcttgcaaaaaaaaaaactaatcagAACGCAGAAACAAAGTGCGAGATCCTTAGatgcgcgtgttccacgagaTTGCATGCCTCTGTATCAGCCCGTCATACGTgcgcattgacggcttttctgccatctgttcttaataatataataaagtgtgtttcttcaagcatgcgtctgtgtgtctacgggcaaattattgtaatattaatttgataataataataataataataatagattaatgggaaaactagcaaaatatcatcttgacatcaAAGttatcagctattggcgatcactctgaccatcatcgatCTCGAGATCATTGTCTGTCTGCACAACCCTAATGTCCATTCCTCTAAAtattcagacagtctcttgctggtttttcccaACACATTCAGGGTCATTACAGCTTTTTCTGGTGTCACTGCAGCTCACTtcatgcgtgcgcttgtaaaatgtatattttaaaggctcattattacggtttattatttctctgtaatgtaggacagtgttagcaatgttacttagaacattctttctcagccctggaactcaaaccattttctgatgccccccaacaTATATTAAGTCATTAAGATCATAAACGTGCgatgactagtcgactaatggcttaaattaacgactactagtcgactaggaatatttttggtcgggggcagcccaAGTTGGGAGAACCTTTTATGAATGCGAAAATGTATGCCAGACCAGCTTTACGAACGatttacacacaaatttgttctgcttgtgcttcatgaatgaggcccaatgtgTTCATTTATAGTTTATGCATATTAAactccatcatagtttatgcgcatttcttcttatcgaatGAAACATTATCCACCTCAAGCGAgcgcaaaagttttttttttaaagacattttggaTATTTTCTTTGAATCATGGCATTTCCATTCAGCAGTTTTTATGTGATTTCCCACAATGCACAGAAAAATAAGTGGATGGAAAGCTAATGGCTAACCTGTTGATAAACTGTTCAAGGCCAGATCGTCTCTCCTCAATGAAGGACTCTTCAAAAATGCCCTCATCTCCACGGAAGGGGAGCTGTCTCTTCAATGCCTTTCCAGGCAAAGGGGGTACAACAATCTAGGAAACATTTTCAAACCTTTCAGACACAATTCAAACAGGACAGAATAAAGCTACACATAAAAAGGCtgtttaaagtaaaaatatttgtaaatatgttaAAGAGCATGCAATTAACAAATAGTCGTTTTATTAGTTTACAGTTATTTCATTGTAGACGGCTTGCTTGTGGGGTTCAGAGATTACATACCTTGCTGTCTCGTTCCAGCTCATTCTTCAGCCACTCGAAGTCACTGTATCTTCGTCTTACACATGACTCCTTCAGTTTAAATATGGGAAGATTTGTCTAGATGGGAAAGCATAAGTCATAATCATTTGAAATTCAGCCATCACAAAACTAGctacatttctaaaatatttaaagacattTGAAAAAGTATGCATTTTTAAGAATAAAGTATCTCGCATGTAAATTGAcagttaatataatatataagataaGATACAATTTAAGATAATGCTTTAGATGCAAAATGACCAACTCGCTGGAGGTTGTTGATGGTTGACAGTAACAGCTACATTAACTCGGAACCCGTCGAACTGCATGAA
This window harbors:
- the LOC127625177 gene encoding sorting nexin-12 isoform X2, which translates into the protein MSEPTVADTRRLNSKPQDLTDAYGPPSNFLEIDVYDPQTIGVGRNRFTTYEVRMRTNLPIFKLKESCVRRRYSDFEWLKNELERDSKIVVPPLPGKALKRQLPFRGDEGIFEESFIEERRSGLEQFINRIAGHPLAQNERCLHMFLQDESIDRNYIPGKV
- the LOC127625177 gene encoding sorting nexin-12 isoform X1; the protein is MSEPTVADTRRLNSKPQDLTDAYGPPSNFLEIDVYDPQTIGVGRNRFTTYEVRMRTNLPIFKLKESCVRRRYSDFEWLKNELERDSKIVVPPLPGKALKRQLPFRGDEGIFEESFIEERRSGLEQFINRIAGHPLAQNERCLHMFLQDESIDRNYIPGKVRQ